The following are from one region of the Klebsiella aerogenes genome:
- the deoB gene encoding phosphopentomutase: MKRAFIMVLDSFGIGATEDADRFGDVGADTMGHIAEACAKGEADNGRKGPLNLPNLTRLGLVKAHEGSTGKIAAGMDGNADVVGAYGWAHELSSGKDTPSGHWEIAGVPVLFDWGYFSDHDNSFPQELLDKLVKRANLPGYLGNCHSSGTVILDQLGEEHMKTGKPIFYTSADSVFQIACHEETFGLDKLYELCEIAREELTEGGYNIGRVIARPFVGDKAGNFQRTGNRHDLAVEPPAPTVLQKLVDEKNGHVVSVGKIADIYANCGITKKVKATGLDALFDATIKEMKEAGDETIVFTNFVDFDSSWGHRRDVAGYAAGLELFDRRLPELMALVGEDDILILTADHGCDPTWTGTDHTREHIPVLVYGPKVKPGSLGHRETFADIGQTLATWFGTSPMEYGKNML; encoded by the coding sequence ATGAAACGTGCATTTATTATGGTGCTGGACTCCTTTGGGATTGGTGCAACGGAAGACGCTGACCGCTTTGGCGATGTCGGCGCCGATACGATGGGCCACATTGCAGAAGCCTGCGCCAAAGGCGAGGCTGACAATGGCCGTAAGGGCCCGTTGAATTTACCTAACCTGACCCGTCTGGGTCTGGTGAAAGCGCATGAAGGCTCTACGGGGAAAATTGCCGCCGGTATGGACGGTAATGCGGATGTGGTTGGCGCATACGGCTGGGCGCACGAGCTCTCTTCCGGTAAAGATACGCCGTCTGGCCACTGGGAAATCGCCGGCGTGCCGGTACTGTTTGATTGGGGCTACTTCAGCGACCATGACAACAGCTTCCCGCAGGAGCTGCTGGATAAACTGGTTAAGCGCGCCAACCTGCCGGGTTACCTCGGCAACTGCCACTCTTCCGGTACCGTGATCCTCGATCAACTGGGTGAAGAGCATATGAAAACCGGGAAGCCGATTTTCTATACCTCTGCCGACTCCGTGTTCCAGATCGCCTGTCACGAAGAGACCTTTGGCCTCGACAAGCTGTATGAACTGTGCGAAATCGCCCGTGAAGAGCTGACCGAAGGCGGCTATAACATCGGCCGCGTAATCGCGCGTCCGTTCGTTGGCGATAAAGCCGGTAACTTCCAGCGTACCGGTAACCGTCACGACCTGGCCGTCGAGCCGCCTGCGCCGACCGTGCTGCAGAAGCTGGTTGACGAGAAAAACGGCCACGTGGTTTCCGTGGGGAAAATTGCTGACATCTACGCGAACTGCGGCATCACTAAGAAAGTGAAAGCTACCGGGCTGGATGCGCTGTTCGACGCGACCATCAAAGAGATGAAGGAAGCGGGCGACGAGACTATCGTCTTCACTAACTTCGTCGATTTCGACTCCTCCTGGGGTCACCGTCGCGACGTCGCGGGCTATGCGGCTGGTCTGGAGCTGTTCGACCGTCGTCTGCCGGAGCTGATGGCGCTGGTTGGGGAAGATGACATTCTGATCCTCACCGCCGACCACGGCTGCGACCCGACCTGGACCGGTACTGACCACACCCGTGAGCATATCCCGGTGCTGGTTTACGGCCCGAAAGTCAAACCGGGTTCGTTAGGCCACCGCGAAACCTTCGCGGATATCGGTCAGACGCTGGCGACCTGGTTTGGTACATCGCCAATGGAATACGGTAAAAACATGCTGTGA
- the deoA gene encoding thymidine phosphorylase, producing MFLAQEIIRKKRDGHALSDEEIRFFINGIRDNTISEGQIAALAMTIFFHDMSMPERVSLTMAMRDSGTVLDWKSLNLNGPIVDKHSTGGVGDVTSLMLGPMVAACGGYVPMISGRGLGHTGGTLDKLEAIPGFDIFPDDARFREIIKDVGVAIIGQTSSLAPADKRFYATRDITATVDSIPLITASILAKKLAEGLDALVMDVKVGSGAFMPTYELSEALAEAIVGVSNGAGVRTTALLTDMNQVLASSAGNAVEVREAVQFLTGEYRNPRLLDVTMALCVEMLISGKLAADDADARAKLQAVLDNGKAAEVFGRMVAAQKGPSDFVENYAKYLPTAMLSKAVYAEGAGFVSEMDTRALGMAVVSMGGGRRQASDTIDYSVGFTDMARLGDNVDGERPLAVIHAKDESSWQEAAKAVKAAIKLDAKAPEITPTVYRRITK from the coding sequence GTGTTTCTCGCACAAGAAATTATTCGTAAAAAACGTGATGGTCATGCCTTGAGCGATGAAGAAATTCGCTTTTTCATCAATGGCATCCGCGATAATACTATCTCTGAAGGACAGATCGCCGCACTGGCGATGACGATTTTCTTCCACGATATGTCTATGCCGGAACGCGTCTCGCTGACCATGGCGATGCGGGATTCAGGAACCGTTCTGGATTGGAAGAGCCTTAATCTGAACGGCCCGATCGTGGATAAACATTCGACCGGCGGTGTCGGCGATGTCACGTCGCTGATGCTGGGCCCGATGGTTGCCGCCTGCGGCGGTTACGTACCGATGATCTCCGGGCGCGGCCTTGGCCATACCGGCGGTACGCTCGATAAACTGGAAGCGATCCCGGGCTTCGATATCTTCCCGGACGATGCGCGCTTCCGCGAAATTATTAAAGACGTCGGCGTGGCGATCATCGGGCAAACCAGCTCGCTGGCGCCGGCAGACAAACGTTTCTACGCCACCCGTGATATTACCGCGACGGTGGACTCCATCCCGCTGATTACCGCGTCGATTCTGGCCAAAAAACTGGCGGAAGGTCTGGATGCGCTGGTGATGGACGTGAAGGTCGGCAGCGGCGCCTTTATGCCGACCTATGAACTTTCTGAAGCACTTGCCGAGGCGATCGTTGGCGTCTCTAATGGCGCTGGCGTGCGCACCACTGCGCTGCTGACTGACATGAACCAGGTACTGGCGTCCAGTGCCGGTAACGCCGTTGAAGTTCGCGAAGCGGTGCAGTTCCTGACCGGTGAATACCGCAACCCGCGCCTACTCGACGTCACGATGGCGCTGTGCGTGGAAATGCTAATTTCCGGCAAACTGGCCGCGGATGATGCCGATGCTCGCGCCAAACTGCAGGCGGTACTGGATAACGGTAAAGCAGCGGAAGTCTTTGGCCGGATGGTCGCGGCGCAGAAAGGGCCGAGCGATTTCGTGGAAAACTACGCGAAATATCTGCCGACGGCGATGCTGAGCAAAGCGGTCTATGCTGAAGGCGCCGGTTTTGTCTCCGAAATGGATACCCGCGCGCTGGGGATGGCGGTGGTGTCGATGGGCGGCGGTCGTCGCCAGGCTTCCGACACCATCGACTACAGCGTTGGCTTTACCGATATGGCGCGCCTTGGCGATAACGTCGATGGCGAACGTCCGCTGGCGGTGATTCATGCAAAAGATGAATCCAGCTGGCAGGAAGCGGCCAAAGCCGTGAAAGCGGCAATTAAACTGGACGCTAAAGCCCCAGAAATTACACCGACGGTCTATCGCCGAATCACTAAGTAG
- the deoC gene encoding deoxyribose-phosphate aldolase: MTDLTASSLRALKLMDLTTLNDDDTNEKVIALCHQAKTPVGNTAAVCIYPRFIPIARKTLNAQGTPDIRIATVTNFPHGNDDIDIALAETRAAIAYGADEVDVVFPYRALIAGNEQVGFDLVKACKDACAAANVLLKVIIETGELKEEALIRKASEIAIKAGADFIKTSTGKVPVNATPESARIMMEVIRDMGVEKTVGFKPAGGVRSAEDAQQFLAIADELFGADWADSRHYRFGASSLLASLLKALGHGDGKSASSY; encoded by the coding sequence ATGACTGATTTAACTGCAAGCAGCCTGCGCGCGTTGAAACTGATGGACCTGACTACCCTGAATGATGACGACACCAATGAGAAGGTGATCGCGCTGTGTCATCAGGCGAAAACCCCGGTCGGCAATACCGCCGCGGTCTGCATCTACCCACGCTTTATCCCGATTGCCCGTAAAACGCTGAACGCGCAGGGAACGCCGGATATCCGTATCGCGACGGTCACTAACTTCCCGCACGGTAACGACGATATTGATATTGCGCTGGCGGAAACCCGCGCGGCAATCGCCTATGGCGCGGATGAAGTTGATGTGGTCTTCCCGTACCGCGCGCTGATCGCCGGCAACGAACAGGTTGGTTTCGACCTGGTGAAAGCCTGTAAAGATGCCTGTGCGGCGGCCAATGTACTGCTGAAAGTGATCATCGAAACTGGCGAACTGAAAGAAGAAGCGCTGATTCGTAAAGCGTCTGAAATCGCTATCAAGGCGGGCGCCGATTTCATCAAAACTTCGACCGGTAAAGTGCCGGTGAATGCGACGCCGGAAAGCGCACGCATCATGATGGAAGTTATCCGCGATATGGGCGTTGAGAAAACCGTCGGCTTTAAGCCAGCGGGCGGCGTACGCAGCGCGGAAGATGCTCAGCAGTTCCTGGCGATTGCCGATGAACTTTTCGGCGCTGATTGGGCCGATTCCCGTCACTACCGTTTCGGCGCATCCAGCCTGCTGGCTAGCCTGCTGAAAGCGCTGGGCCACGGCGACGGCAAGAGCGCCAGCAGCTACTAA
- a CDS encoding TatD family hydrolase, which translates to MTLRFIDTHCHFDFPPFTDNEIASIARAAQAGVGRIIVPSISAARFARVLELAEQHEALYAALGMHPIVIEQHDDRGLAQLESYLAQRHPKLAAVGEIGLDLYRDDPQFDRQQALLEAQLRLAKRYDLPVILHSRRTHDKLAMLLKKHNLPRAGVVHGFAGSLQQAERFVQLGYKIGVGGTITYPRASKTREVMARLPLTALLLETDAPDMPLNGFQGQPNRPEQAARVFETLCELRAEPAQAIEAALLANTTNLFSALAR; encoded by the coding sequence GTGACGTTACGCTTTATCGATACCCACTGTCATTTCGACTTTCCCCCGTTTACGGATAATGAAATCGCCAGTATCGCAAGAGCGGCGCAGGCTGGCGTCGGGCGCATCATCGTGCCGTCGATTTCCGCCGCGCGCTTTGCCCGCGTGCTGGAACTGGCGGAGCAACATGAGGCGCTATATGCCGCGTTGGGGATGCACCCGATAGTTATCGAGCAGCATGATGACCGGGGTTTGGCGCAGCTGGAAAGCTATCTTGCGCAGCGTCATCCGAAGCTGGCGGCGGTAGGGGAAATTGGTCTCGATCTTTATCGCGACGATCCGCAGTTTGACCGCCAGCAGGCGCTGCTGGAAGCGCAGCTGCGGTTGGCGAAGCGTTACGATCTGCCGGTGATCCTGCATTCACGACGTACTCACGACAAACTGGCGATGCTGCTGAAAAAACACAATCTGCCGCGCGCTGGCGTAGTGCATGGTTTCGCCGGTAGCCTGCAACAGGCCGAACGCTTTGTGCAACTGGGCTATAAGATTGGCGTCGGCGGTACGATTACCTATCCTCGCGCCAGCAAAACTCGCGAGGTGATGGCTCGCCTGCCGCTCACGGCGCTGTTGCTGGAGACCGATGCGCCGGACATGCCGCTGAACGGTTTCCAGGGGCAGCCGAACCGCCCGGAGCAGGCGGCGCGCGTATTTGAAACTCTTTGTGAACTGCGCGCGGAACCGGCGCAGGCGATCGAAGCGGCGTTGCTGGCGAATACGACAAACCTGTTTTCCGCGCTGGCGCGCTAA
- a CDS encoding patatin family protein — MGHRIPVTLGNIAPLAVKPFRPGKLALVCEGGGQRGIFTAGVLDEFMRAGFNPFDLMLGTSAGAQNLSAYMCNQQGYARKVITRYTTSRQFFDPMRFVRGGNLIDLDWLVDSTSRQMPLAMNYAEEQFALGRELWMCACRGDDYSANYFSPTRHTWLDLIRASSAIPGFYRSGVMLDGVSYLDGGVSDAIPVQEAARRGAQTIVVIRTVPSQMFYTPQWFKRMERWLGESSLQPFVNLVQHHEMTYRETQQFIEKPPGKLRILEIYPQRPLRSMALGSRLPALLEDYKTGRQCGRYFLATVGKLLTDQPPLLRHAPRVARAAPVVVPPLPVANETPQPAMTTAPQANDSSFDNEDLA, encoded by the coding sequence GTGGGGCATCGAATTCCCGTTACGCTGGGCAATATTGCCCCGTTGGCGGTAAAACCCTTTCGTCCAGGCAAACTTGCTCTGGTGTGCGAAGGCGGTGGTCAAAGAGGTATTTTTACAGCCGGGGTTCTGGACGAATTCATGCGCGCCGGATTCAACCCTTTTGACTTGATGCTCGGCACCTCCGCCGGGGCACAAAACCTCTCCGCTTATATGTGTAACCAGCAGGGCTACGCCCGCAAAGTGATTACACGTTACACCACTTCACGGCAGTTTTTCGATCCCATGCGCTTCGTGCGCGGCGGCAACCTGATCGACCTCGACTGGCTGGTAGACTCTACCTCCCGGCAGATGCCGCTGGCGATGAACTACGCCGAAGAGCAGTTTGCGCTGGGCAGAGAACTGTGGATGTGCGCCTGTCGCGGCGATGATTACTCGGCCAACTACTTTTCTCCCACCCGTCATACCTGGCTTGATCTGATCCGCGCCTCCAGCGCCATTCCCGGATTTTATCGCAGCGGCGTGATGCTGGACGGTGTGAGTTATCTGGATGGCGGCGTAAGCGATGCTATCCCGGTGCAGGAAGCGGCGCGGCGCGGCGCACAGACGATTGTGGTGATCCGTACCGTCCCTTCGCAGATGTTCTACACCCCGCAGTGGTTTAAGCGGATGGAGCGTTGGCTTGGGGAAAGTAGTTTGCAGCCGTTTGTGAACCTGGTGCAGCACCATGAAATGACCTATCGCGAGACACAACAGTTTATCGAGAAACCGCCGGGCAAGCTGCGGATCCTGGAAATTTACCCGCAGCGGCCGCTCAGAAGTATGGCGCTCGGCAGCCGCCTGCCAGCGCTGCTGGAAGACTATAAAACCGGACGCCAGTGCGGCCGCTACTTCCTGGCGACGGTCGGTAAGCTACTGACCGACCAGCCGCCGCTGTTGCGTCATGCGCCGCGCGTGGCAAGAGCGGCGCCGGTGGTGGTGCCGCCGTTGCCGGTCGCGAATGAAACACCGCAGCCGGCGATGACGACCGCGCCGCAGGCTAATGACTCCAGCTTTGATAATGAGGATCTGGCGTGA
- a CDS encoding DUF1328 domain-containing protein, with protein sequence MFRWGIIFLIIALIAAALGFGGLAGTAAWAAKLVFIVGIILFLVSLFTGRKRP encoded by the coding sequence ATGTTTAGATGGGGCATTATTTTTCTGATCATCGCGTTAATTGCCGCCGCATTGGGGTTTGGCGGCCTGGCGGGTACCGCGGCATGGGCGGCTAAGCTTGTCTTTATCGTCGGTATTATTCTGTTCCTGGTTAGCCTGTTCACCGGGCGAAAACGGCCCTAG
- the osmY gene encoding molecular chaperone OsmY, with the protein MTRQQNARLLLALFLSSAMIGASAYAETTATDSAKAAAVSAGQSVDKSINKIGDFMDDSTITARVKAALIDDKSIHSTDISVKTENKAVTLSGTVESDAQKAQAIGVAKGIEGVASVSDRLTVAAEKSATLKGYAGDTAITSEVKAKLLADDLVPSRKVTVETSNGVVHLSGTLESSKQVDRAADIAKAIAGVKSVKNDLKVQ; encoded by the coding sequence ATGACCAGACAACAGAACGCCAGGCTGCTGCTGGCCCTGTTCTTGAGTTCAGCCATGATCGGCGCCTCAGCATATGCGGAAACTACTGCAACCGATAGCGCTAAAGCCGCGGCCGTCAGCGCCGGACAGAGCGTCGATAAATCAATCAATAAAATCGGCGACTTTATGGATGACAGTACGATCACCGCGCGCGTCAAAGCGGCGCTGATCGACGATAAAAGCATCCATAGTACCGATATCTCGGTGAAAACGGAGAACAAAGCGGTGACCTTAAGCGGCACCGTTGAGAGCGATGCGCAAAAAGCGCAGGCGATCGGCGTGGCGAAAGGAATTGAAGGCGTAGCTTCGGTGAGCGATCGACTAACCGTTGCCGCCGAAAAATCGGCGACCCTGAAGGGTTATGCCGGCGACACCGCGATTACCAGCGAAGTGAAAGCCAAACTGCTGGCGGACGATCTCGTTCCGTCACGCAAGGTGACAGTAGAAACCAGTAATGGGGTGGTACATCTCTCCGGAACCCTGGAATCCAGCAAACAGGTGGATCGCGCGGCAGATATCGCTAAAGCGATCGCCGGCGTCAAAAGCGTGAAAAACGATCTCAAGGTGCAATAA
- the prfC gene encoding peptide chain release factor 3: MTLSPYLQEVAKRRTFAIISHPDAGKTTITEKVLLFGQAIQTAGTVKGRGSSQHAKSDWMEMEKQRGISITTSVMQFPYHDSLVNLLDTPGHEDFSEDTYRTLTAVDCCLMVIDAAKGVEDRTRKLMEVTRLRDTPILTFMNKLDRDIRDPMELLDEVENELKIGCAPITWPIGCGKLFKGVYHLYKDETYLYQTGKGHTIQEVRIIKGLNNPDLDAAVGDDLAQQLRDELELVQGASNEFDKELFLAGEITPVFFGTALGNFGVDHMLDGLVEWAPAPMPRKTDSREVTAAEEKFTGFVFKIQANMDPKHRDRVAFMRVVSGKYEKGMKLRQVRIGKDVVISDALTFMAGDRSHVEEAYPGDIIGLHNHGTIQIGDTFTQGEMMKFTGIPNFAPELFRRIRLKDPLKQKQLLKGLVQLSEEGAVQVFRPIANNDLIVGAVGVLQFDVVVARLKSEYNVEAIYESVNVATARWVESTDVKKFEEFKRKNEIQLALDGGDNLTYIAPTMVNLNLTQERYPDVVFRKTREH, translated from the coding sequence ATGACGTTGTCTCCTTATCTGCAAGAGGTGGCCAAACGCCGCACTTTTGCCATTATTTCTCACCCGGATGCCGGTAAAACCACCATCACGGAAAAAGTGCTGCTGTTCGGACAGGCGATTCAGACGGCGGGTACCGTGAAAGGTCGCGGCTCCAGCCAGCATGCTAAATCCGACTGGATGGAAATGGAAAAGCAGCGTGGTATCTCGATTACCACTTCTGTGATGCAGTTCCCGTATCACGACAGCCTGGTTAACCTGCTGGACACCCCGGGGCACGAAGACTTCTCCGAAGATACCTATCGTACTCTGACAGCGGTCGACTGCTGCCTGATGGTTATCGATGCGGCGAAAGGCGTCGAAGATCGTACCCGTAAGCTGATGGAAGTGACCCGTCTGCGCGATACGCCGATCCTCACCTTTATGAACAAACTTGACCGTGATATCCGCGATCCAATGGAACTGCTGGATGAAGTCGAAAACGAGCTGAAAATTGGCTGCGCGCCGATTACCTGGCCTATCGGCTGCGGCAAGCTGTTTAAAGGCGTTTATCATCTCTATAAAGATGAAACCTATCTGTATCAGACCGGTAAAGGTCACACGATCCAGGAAGTGCGCATCATTAAGGGATTGAACAACCCGGACCTGGATGCGGCAGTCGGCGACGATCTGGCCCAGCAGCTGCGCGATGAACTGGAGCTGGTGCAGGGCGCCTCGAACGAGTTTGATAAAGAGCTGTTCCTGGCAGGCGAAATCACGCCCGTGTTCTTCGGTACGGCATTAGGTAATTTCGGCGTTGACCATATGCTCGACGGTCTGGTGGAGTGGGCACCTGCACCGATGCCGCGTAAAACGGACAGCCGCGAAGTGACGGCAGCCGAAGAGAAATTCACCGGCTTTGTCTTTAAAATTCAGGCCAACATGGATCCGAAACACCGCGACCGCGTGGCGTTCATGCGTGTGGTTTCCGGAAAGTATGAGAAAGGCATGAAGCTGCGTCAGGTACGTATCGGTAAAGACGTGGTGATTTCCGATGCCCTGACCTTTATGGCCGGTGACCGTTCTCATGTTGAAGAAGCGTATCCTGGCGATATCATCGGCCTGCATAACCACGGCACCATCCAGATTGGCGATACCTTCACCCAGGGTGAAATGATGAAGTTCACCGGTATTCCGAACTTCGCGCCGGAGCTGTTCCGCCGTATCCGCCTGAAAGATCCGCTGAAGCAGAAACAGCTGCTGAAAGGGCTGGTTCAGCTGTCTGAAGAGGGCGCCGTGCAGGTGTTCCGCCCGATCGCCAACAACGATCTGATCGTCGGCGCCGTCGGCGTGCTGCAGTTCGACGTGGTCGTGGCGCGTCTGAAAAGCGAATATAACGTTGAAGCGATTTACGAATCCGTCAACGTGGCTACCGCGCGTTGGGTTGAATCGACTGACGTGAAGAAATTCGAAGAATTCAAACGTAAGAACGAAATTCAGTTGGCGCTTGATGGCGGCGATAACCTGACCTATATCGCTCCAACGATGGTTAACCTGAACCTGACGCAAGAACGTTATCCTGACGTGGTGTTCCGCAAAACGCGCGAGCACTAA
- the yjjG gene encoding pyrimidine 5'-nucleotidase: MKWDWIFFDADETLFTFDSFTGLQRMFLDYSVTFSAEDFQDYQAVNKPLWVDYQNGAITSLQLQHQRFDNWAERLNVSPGELNDAFMNAMAEICAPLPGAVSLLDALQGKVNMGIITNGFTSLQQTRLERTGLRDHFDLLIISEEVGVAKPDARIFDYALAQAGNPSRSRVLMVGDTAESDIRGGVNAGLATCWLNAHQQALPADLQPDWTVASLSELEQLLCKH; this comes from the coding sequence ATGAAATGGGACTGGATTTTCTTTGATGCCGATGAAACGTTATTTACGTTTGATTCCTTTACCGGTTTACAGCGGATGTTTCTCGACTATAGCGTGACGTTTTCCGCCGAAGATTTTCAGGACTATCAAGCCGTTAATAAGCCGCTGTGGGTGGATTATCAAAACGGCGCGATTACCTCGTTGCAGTTGCAGCACCAGCGTTTTGATAACTGGGCGGAGCGCTTGAATGTGTCGCCGGGCGAACTCAACGATGCCTTTATGAATGCGATGGCGGAAATTTGCGCGCCGTTGCCTGGTGCGGTGTCGCTGCTTGATGCTCTGCAGGGCAAGGTCAACATGGGGATTATCACCAATGGGTTTACCTCGTTGCAGCAGACTCGCCTGGAACGTACCGGCTTACGCGATCACTTTGATTTGCTGATTATTTCTGAGGAAGTCGGCGTCGCTAAACCGGATGCGCGGATCTTCGATTATGCGCTGGCGCAGGCAGGTAACCCGTCGCGTTCAAGGGTGCTGATGGTCGGCGATACCGCCGAGTCGGACATTCGCGGCGGCGTCAATGCCGGGCTGGCGACCTGCTGGTTGAATGCTCATCAGCAAGCGTTGCCGGCCGACCTGCAGCCTGACTGGACGGTGGCCTCTTTAAGCGAACTGGAGCAACTCCTGTGTAAACACTAA
- the rimI gene encoding ribosomal protein S18-alanine N-acetyltransferase yields the protein MNTISTLSTADLSKAWQIETRAHAFPWSEQTFASNQGERYLNYQLAVDGEMAAFAITQIVLDEATLFNIAVDPAYQRRGLGRALLEHVIDEVEKRGVVTLWLEVRASNVAAIALYESLGFNEATIRRNYYPTADGREDAIIMALPISM from the coding sequence ATGAACACGATTTCTACCCTCAGCACAGCTGATTTATCCAAAGCCTGGCAAATCGAAACACGCGCCCACGCTTTTCCGTGGAGTGAACAAACTTTTGCCAGTAATCAGGGCGAACGTTATCTGAATTACCAGCTGGCGGTTGATGGGGAAATGGCGGCATTCGCGATTACCCAGATCGTCCTCGATGAAGCGACGCTCTTCAATATCGCCGTCGACCCGGCTTACCAGCGTCGCGGCCTGGGACGGGCACTGCTGGAACATGTCATTGATGAAGTAGAAAAACGCGGCGTTGTCACGCTGTGGCTGGAGGTGCGGGCATCTAATGTCGCCGCCATCGCGCTTTATGAAAGCTTAGGCTTTAACGAGGCGACCATCCGCCGCAATTATTACCCTACGGCCGACGGGCGTGAGGACGCAATTATAATGGCTCTGCCAATCAGTATGTAA
- a CDS encoding DNA polymerase III subunit psi: protein MTSRRDWQLQQLGITQWSLRRPAALQGEIAISLPEHIRLVMVAETPPSLTEPLISDVLRALSLRAEQVLQLTPDRVAMLPQNSRCNSWRLGCEAPLSLAGAQVSTPVFDELQTSAPARIALWQQICAHEHDFYPQHS from the coding sequence ATGACTTCCCGACGAGACTGGCAATTACAGCAACTGGGGATTACCCAGTGGTCGCTGCGTCGCCCGGCGGCGTTGCAGGGTGAAATCGCTATCTCGCTTCCTGAACATATTCGTCTGGTGATGGTGGCGGAAACCCCGCCGTCGCTGACTGAACCGCTCATTAGCGACGTCCTGCGCGCGCTTTCTCTTCGCGCCGAGCAGGTTCTGCAACTGACGCCGGATCGCGTGGCGATGCTGCCGCAGAATAGCCGCTGCAACAGCTGGCGACTGGGCTGCGAGGCGCCGCTGTCGCTGGCGGGCGCCCAGGTCTCGACGCCCGTTTTCGATGAACTCCAGACCAGCGCGCCGGCTCGCATCGCGCTCTGGCAACAAATCTGCGCACATGAACACGATTTCTACCCTCAGCACAGCTGA
- the rsmC gene encoding 16S rRNA (guanine(1207)-N(2))-methyltransferase RsmC: protein MSAFTPASEVLLRHSDDFESARVLFAGDLQDDLPARLDTAASRAHTQQFHHWQVLNRQMGDNVRFSLVAQAADVAECDTLIYYWPKNKPEAQFQLMNLLSLLPVGSDIFVIGENRSGVRSAEQMLAEYAPLNKVDSARRCGLYHGRLEKQPSFDAEKHWNEYALDNLTIKTLPGVFSRDGLDVGSQLLLSTLEPHTKGKVLDVGCGAGVLAAVLASHSPKVRLTLCDVSAPAVEASRATLAANGFEGDVFASNVFSEVNCRFDMIISNPPFHDGLQTSLEAAQALIRGAVRHLNSGGELRIVANAFLPYPQVLDETFGFHEVIAQTGRFKVYRTVMTRQAKK from the coding sequence ATGTCTGCTTTTACCCCGGCAAGTGAAGTCTTGCTGCGCCACAGTGATGATTTCGAGTCCGCCCGCGTTCTGTTTGCCGGTGACCTGCAGGATGACCTGCCTGCGCGTCTGGATACCGCGGCCAGCCGCGCTCACACCCAACAGTTCCACCACTGGCAGGTACTGAACCGCCAGATGGGCGACAACGTTCGTTTTAGTCTAGTGGCGCAGGCCGCGGACGTCGCCGAGTGCGATACCCTGATCTACTACTGGCCGAAGAACAAGCCGGAAGCGCAGTTCCAGTTGATGAATCTGCTCTCTCTGCTGCCAGTGGGTAGCGATATTTTCGTGATCGGTGAAAACCGTAGCGGCGTGCGTAGCGCCGAACAAATGCTCGCCGAATATGCACCGCTGAACAAAGTGGATAGCGCCCGCCGCTGCGGTCTCTACCATGGTCGTCTGGAAAAACAGCCGTCCTTCGACGCCGAGAAGCACTGGAACGAGTACGCGCTGGATAATCTGACTATCAAAACCCTGCCGGGCGTCTTTAGCCGCGATGGTCTCGACGTCGGCAGCCAGTTGCTGCTTTCAACCCTTGAGCCACATACCAAAGGAAAAGTGCTGGACGTGGGCTGCGGCGCGGGCGTGCTCGCCGCGGTGTTAGCCAGCCATTCGCCGAAGGTTCGCCTGACGCTGTGCGACGTGAGCGCCCCGGCGGTCGAAGCCAGCCGCGCCACGCTTGCCGCAAACGGTTTTGAAGGCGATGTGTTTGCCAGCAATGTCTTTTCGGAAGTCAACTGTCGCTTCGACATGATCATCTCGAACCCGCCATTCCATGATGGTCTGCAGACCAGCCTCGAAGCGGCACAGGCGCTGATCCGCGGCGCGGTTCGCCATCTGAATAGCGGCGGCGAGCTGCGTATCGTCGCCAACGCCTTCCTGCCATATCCGCAGGTGCTGGATGAAACATTCGGTTTCCATGAGGTCATCGCCCAGACTGGTCGTTTCAAAGTCTACCGTACGGTGATGACGCGTCAGGCGAAAAAATAA
- a CDS encoding DUF1435 family protein, whose product MLQRALGSGWGILLPGVLVMGLGVVGLPAEAWRAMMTLGLLLSAAMIWHRQLRHFVLLPSSVALVSGVMLIILNLKLMG is encoded by the coding sequence ATGTTACAGCGAGCGTTAGGTAGCGGTTGGGGGATTTTGCTCCCGGGCGTACTGGTGATGGGGTTAGGGGTGGTAGGCCTGCCGGCGGAAGCCTGGCGTGCGATGATGACACTGGGATTATTGCTATCAGCGGCGATGATCTGGCACCGTCAGTTACGTCATTTCGTACTGTTGCCGTCAAGCGTCGCGTTAGTTAGCGGTGTCATGTTGATAATATTGAATTTGAAACTGATGGGATAA